The DNA window CACGATCTTTTCGGCCATGTTGGGGTCGTGCAGAAAATTTTGGCCGAGGCTCTGCTTCGGGCGAAACGGAATGCTCATCTTCATTGGAACGTTGGACGTTGGAACGCTGAACGCTCTCGGGGAGGAGCGACTACCGCAATCACGGCCCACGTGCGAACGTTCCAACGTTCAACGCGAAACCGTTCAACCCATGTGCTTTCGCCGGTTTCGGACGTAGTCTTCGAACAGGAAGGAGCCGAGGTCGTCGAGTTCCGAGTAGTAGGCGCGGCCCTGGTTGGCCTCCGTCAGCTCGCGGACGAAGTCGCGCAGGCCCGGATCGCGGGCGATCATGAAGGTCGTGATCGTGATGTCCTCGCGCCGACAGACCGTGGCCTCGTCGAGCACCTTGTTGACGACCTTGCGGTCCAGCCCGTAGGCGTTGCGGTACATCTCCCCGTCCTCGATGTGGCAGCTGGGCTTGCCGTCGGTGATCATGAAGATCTGCTTGTTGCGGTTGTTGCGGCGGTGCAGAATGTCGCGCGCCCGCCGCAGCCCGGCCCGCGTGTTCGTGTAATACGGGCCCACGTCGAGGTACGGCAGCTCCTCCACGTCCACCTCCCAGGCGTCGTTGCCGAAGGCCACGATGTCGAGGGAGTCCTTCGGGTACTGGGTCATGATCAGCTCCGAGAGGGCCAGCGCCACCCGCCGGGCCGGCGTGATTCGATCCTCCCCGTAGAGCACCATCGAGTGGGAGAGGTCGATCATGAGCACCGTCGCCATGGAGGCGTGGTGGTCCGTCTTGTGGACCTGAAAGTCGTCCTCCGCGAGGTTCCAGTCGTCCCCCACGCCGGAGCGCTTGAACGAGTTGGAGAGGGTGCCGGTCACGTCGAGATTCGACAGGTCGTCCCCGAACTGCCAGTCCTTTGTCTCGGGCAGCCGCTCGTCGCCCTGTCCGGTATAGGAGGTGCGGTGGCCGCCCATGCCGCCCTTCTTGAGGTCGTTGAAGATTTCCTCCAGGGCCGACTGCCGGAGCGAGCGCTCGGTGCGGGCCGTAATCTCGACCGTCTCGCCGTCCTCGCCGTCTTCGAGGTAGCCGCGCTTCTTTAGCTCCTCGATGAAGTCGTCGAGGTCCTTGTCCGAGCCCTCAGTCAGGCCGTACTTGTCGTCGAGCTGTTCCATCCAGTCGAGGGCCTCCTCCGCGTCCCCCGCCGTGTGTTCGAGCAGTTCCTGGAAGAGGTCGAGGAGCTCCTCAAAGAGCGGCTGCTGACTGCCGTGGCGGACGGGGTCCCAGTCGGTATACCGAAAACGCATGGCGGAGTGGGGGGTCTGAGAAAAATACTACACGAGAGATACGCCGGGATCCTGCTGTTTGTTTGTTCTTCACGGACGCGCCCCACGCATCCTTACACGGATGGGACATTCGCCTCCCGCCTGTGGGCCTGCGCTCAGCCCGAGTAGGCCTCCTCGAGGTACCGCTCCGCGCGCTCGTGGGCCCCGGACGCGTCTTCCATGTTGAGCACCGTCCGGTAGCGGTTGACGGCCATCTCGCGGCGGCCGAGGGCGTCGTACACCATGCCCTGGTACAGATAGCCGAGCACCCGGTAGCGCGTGTCCTCGATGGTCTCCCGGGCGGTCAGTTGCTCCAGCTCCGCCAGGTGCTGCAGGGCCTCCCGGTAGGCGTCCCGGTAGAGCCGGTCGCGGGCCAGGTACAGCTGTGCGATTTCCTCCATGTGGGTGTTGTAGCCCGCCTGCCCGGCCTCTGCGCGCTCTACGACCGCCTCGAAGATGCGGCGCGCCTCTCCCCAGCGTCCCCACCGGGCGTAGACCCGCCCCTCGAAGGTGTGGAAGAAGGGGTTGTTCGGATGCCGCTCGCGGAGCCGCTCGGTCCACTTCCGGGTCTCTCGGAAATCATCCTCGTACAGGTAGTGGACCTTCGCGAGGAAGTAGATCGCCTCCGTCTGCACGTAGTGCCCATTCGTGGCCGTCTCGCGAAGCAGCGTGAGCCCCCGCTCCTTGTTGCCGTCGGGCAGCATCCACATGAGGGCCTTCGACAGCGAATATTCCTCCGGCAGGATGGCCGCGTAGTAGTCGTACATGCCCGAGCCGAAGACGTAGTCGCCCCGCTCCGGCGCCACCTCCTCGACCGTCTGGACGTAGCTAATGGCCTTCTGGGCGTTCCGGAGGGTCTTCCACCAGTGATACCGGTTGGAGTGGAGACGGGACAGAAAGCCGTGGGCCGCCGCCTTGAAGAGGGCCGCGTCGAAATGGTCCGGGTCCTCCGCCAGCAGCGCGTCGCACCGGTCGATCACGGTGTTCATCTGTTCGGCGAACGCCTCGTCGTGGGAGGTGTCCGTCAGGTCGAGCATGATGGTCCACCACAGGTTGAGCCCCTGCAGGAACGGCCCGATGGGATGATCGGGGTAGCGCGCATCGATTTTTTCGAAGCGGGCCTTCGCCGCCTCGAACTGCATGCCGTAGAGCCGATCGAGCCCCTCGGTGCCCGTCGTCCGGACAAACTCGTCGGTGAGCACGGAGGAGGTCTGCGCCACGGCGGTGGTCTCGGCGGCCGCCGGGGCCGAATGGGGCTGGCCGCGGGCGCGGTCTGCCCCCGTTAGGAGCAGGGCCGCGAGCACGGCGACGGCCATCCGGACCGGCAATACGCTACCAAACGGCATACGGGTCATGTTGGCGAAGGGCAAGTAAGTGGGGCTCGCCACTCGGTCGGATGGGCCCCCAAGTCAGCGCGTGCCCTTGACTCTCGTTGATGTTCGGGGCGACGAGGCAGGGGGCTTCCCATCGTCGCGACCAATGTTGATGGAGGTTCTAGGGCGCCTCGTCCGCCTTGACGCCCTGCAGGTTCTTCTCGGCGAGCAGGTTCACGTCGTAGGTCTGGACCCGTCCGTTCCGGTCGCGGTGGCGGCGGCGGGCGATGGTCACCAGCCGGTCCACCAGCGCGTCGAACGACACGCCGGACGGCTCCCACAGGTAGAACGAGAACGAGCCCGGGATGGTGTTTATTTCGTTGAAATAGACCCGCCCGGTCGACTCGTCGATCATGAAGTCGATGCGGACGACCCCGGCGCACTCGAACTGGTGGAAGATGCGGACGGCCAGGTCCTGAATCGTTTCGGTGCGCTCGTCGGAGAGGTTCGCCGGCACGATGCGGTCCTGGGCGGCCATGCCTTCCGGGCTCGACTCGGCACTTTTGGTGCCGCCCTCCGCCTTCGCCGCCTCTCCGTCCTCCCGCATGTACTTGTCCTGAAAGGTGAGCACCGCGTCGTCGTCCGACGGCACCGGCTCCTCCAGCACGCTGGGCGTGGCCTCGTGGCCGTCGCCCAGCACCGAGCAGTTGATCTCGCGCAGCGCCTCCACCGCCTTCTCCACGACCACCTTGTCGTCGTACCGAAGCGCGTCCTCGATGGCCGCGTCGAGTTCCGCCCGGGTGTTCACCTGCGCGATGCCGATGGACGACCCGCAGCGGGCCGGCTTCACGACGAGCGGGTAGTCGAGGGTGGCCTCGCACTCGTCCAGGGCCGCCGCCTCCCGGCCGGCCCATTCCCCCTCGCGGAGGGCCACGAAGTCGACCACGGGAATCCCGGCCTGCCGGCACACCCGCTTCGACATGACCTTGTCCATGCCGAGGGCGGAGCCGAACACGCCGGCGCTGGTGTAGGGCACGTTGAACGTCTCGCAGAGGCCCTGCACGCCCCCGTTCTCGCCGGGGCCGCCGTGCAATCCCAGCAGCATGACGTCGATCCGGCGCCGCAGTGCGGGGCGCTGGAGGCGCTTCAGGATGCCCGGCGCGCGGTCTTCGAGCAGCTCGAGGTGCCCGTACGGCGTCGGCGCGAGGGCCACGGGCAGCGCGTCCTCGCGGAGGGCGTCCAGGTCGCGGTACGCCTCCACCTCCAGCAGGGCGTCCCCCGTGTACCACGTGCCGTCCTTCGCGACGTAGATGGGCACGGGCGTGTACCGGTCGCGGTCGAGCGCCGCGGCGGCCTGCAGCGCCGTGATGACCGACACCTCGTGCTCGGGGGCCACCCCGCCGAGGACGATGCCAACCTGTAGGGGCTCGGAGGACACAGTGGGGCCGGGGACGGACGAGAAACAGAACGATGCGGAGGGAGGCATCCGGTACGGAGACGAGCGCCCGGACGATCCCCCGGAGGCGGCGTCCCGCTCCTGCTCGGCGCGAGCGGGCCGCTACGCCGCCCCGCACTCCACGAACTGCCCGTCGCTGTAGACCGCCCGGGGCCGCCCCACCATCTCGGCGTCCGTGAACGGGGTGTTTTCGCTCTTCGACCGGATGTCGTCTTTTGTGAAGGTCCACTCGGTCGACGCGTCGAAGACCGTCAGCCGCGCCGGCGTGCCCTCTGTGAGACCCGGTTCGTCGAGGTGCAGGATGCGGCGCGGGGCGACGGTCAGCGTCCGCACCGCCTCTTCCACAGAGAGCACGCCCGGCTCGATCAGCTCGCGCCCGATGAGCCCCCAGGCGGTTTCGAGGCCGAGGATGCCGAAGGGGGCATGGGCGAACTCGACCTGCTTTTCGTAGGACGCGTGGGGGGCGTGGTCGGTACAGATCGCGTCGATGGTGCCGTCGGCCAGGCCCTCCTTCAGGGCCGCCACGTCGGCCGGCGAGCGGAGGGGCGGGTGCATTTTTGTATTCGTGTCGAACTGGGACGCCTCCACCGCCGCGTCCGTGAGCGTCAGGTGGTGGGTGCACACCTCCGCCGTGACGGGCACGCCGTGGGCCTTGGCCCGCCGCACGAGCTCCACGCCCCGGGCGGTGGAGATGTGCGCCACGTGGAGGGCGCCCCCGGTGCGGGCCGCCAGTTCAATGTCGCGGGCAATCATCACGTCCTCGGACGCCGCCGGAATGCCGTCGAGCCCGAGCCGCGCCGACACCTCGCCCTCGTGCATCTGTCCGCTCGGATTGAGCGTCTCCTCCTCCATGTGGTTGATGATGGGGCGGTCGAGCATGCTGCTGTACTCCAGGGCCCGCCGCATCAGCCCTGCCGTCGGCACCGGCGCCCCGTCGTCGCTGAAGGCGACGGCCCCGCCGGCCTCCAGGTCGGCCATCTCGGCAATCTCGTCACCGGCCCGCTCTTTGGAGACGCACGCGATGGGGTGGACGCCCACCGGCGTGTCCTCGGCCCGCTCCCGCACAAACTCGACCACGTCGCGCGTGTGGAGGGGCGGATCGGTATTGGGCATGCAGGCCACGTCCGTGAACCCGCCCGCGAGGGCCGCGCGGCTGCCGGTCGCGACGGTTTCTTTGTGCTCGTAGCCGGGCTCCCGCAGGTGGACGTGCATGTCCATCCACCCCGGCGAGATGAACAGGCCCGACGCGTCGTACGCCGGCACGTCGTCCCCCACGTCCAGGTCGGTTCCGATCGTGGCAATCGTGCCGTCCCGGATGAGCAGGTCGGCGTCCTGGGTCGTTTTCGGCTCGGGCCGGAGCAGCGTGCCGCCGCGGAGGAGCAGATGAGGCGTCATGCGGAAACGGGGCGTCGTGAGGAAGTGCGATTTGCCCCAAGGTACGATCTCAGTCCCCGTCCGTCAACGGCCCCGCCCGCCTTGTCAAAAGCCGGTGGAAGTGGGTTCTGACGGGCATTTTGGTGGCACTTCTGCCCCTGATTGCGTATGTTTTACAAGTTGAAGCTCTGTTGTCTGGGCCGTCGGCCCAGGCCGCTTTTTCGTTACCGCCTTCGTACCAGCCGTCCACCCACACCATGGAAGCCGACGACAGCCGCGTGATCCCGATTAACATCGAGGAGGAGATGAAGTCCTCCTACATCGACTACTCGATGTCGGTGATCGTGAGCCGCGCGCTTCCGGACGTGCGCGACGGCCTCAAGCCGGTGCACCGCCGCGTCCTGTACGGCATGCACGAGCTCGGCCTCACCCAGGGCGCCAACTACAAGAAGAGCGCCCGCATCGTGGGGGAGGTGCTCGGAAAGTACCACCCGCACGGCGACTCGTCGGTCTACGACACGCTCGTGCGCATGGCCCAGCACTTCTCGATGCGGTACCCGCTGGCCGACGGGCAGGGCAACTTCGGCTCCGTCGACGGCGACTCGGCGGCGGCGATGCGGTACACGGAGGCCCGCATGACGCGGATCGCCGAGCAGATGCTGACCGACATCGGCAAGGAGACGGTCGACACGCAGGAAAACTTCGACGGGACGATGGAGGAGCCGACGGTGCTCCCCGCCGCGTTCCCCAACATGCTCGTGAACGGGGCCGACGGCATCGCCGTGGGGATGGCCACGAAAATCCCGCCCCACAACCTGGGTGAGACGATCGACGCGACGGTCGCCTACATCGACGATCCGGACATCGAGATCGACAACCTGATGGACCACCTCCCGGCGCCGGATTTTCCGACCGGCGGCATCATCTACGGCTACGCGGGGGTCTACGAGGCCTACCACACGGGCCGGGGCCGGGTCGTCATGCGCGCCAAGATGCACGAGGAGGAGGTGCGCAGCGGGCGCGACGCGCTCGTGGTGACCGAGCTGCCGTACCAGGTGAACAAG is part of the Salinibacter ruber DSM 13855 genome and encodes:
- a CDS encoding vWA domain-containing protein, with translation MRFRYTDWDPVRHGSQQPLFEELLDLFQELLEHTAGDAEEALDWMEQLDDKYGLTEGSDKDLDDFIEELKKRGYLEDGEDGETVEITARTERSLRQSALEEIFNDLKKGGMGGHRTSYTGQGDERLPETKDWQFGDDLSNLDVTGTLSNSFKRSGVGDDWNLAEDDFQVHKTDHHASMATVLMIDLSHSMVLYGEDRITPARRVALALSELIMTQYPKDSLDIVAFGNDAWEVDVEELPYLDVGPYYTNTRAGLRRARDILHRRNNRNKQIFMITDGKPSCHIEDGEMYRNAYGLDRKVVNKVLDEATVCRREDITITTFMIARDPGLRDFVRELTEANQGRAYYSELDDLGSFLFEDYVRNRRKHMG
- a CDS encoding tetratricopeptide repeat protein, translating into MPFGSVLPVRMAVAVLAALLLTGADRARGQPHSAPAAAETTAVAQTSSVLTDEFVRTTGTEGLDRLYGMQFEAAKARFEKIDARYPDHPIGPFLQGLNLWWTIMLDLTDTSHDEAFAEQMNTVIDRCDALLAEDPDHFDAALFKAAAHGFLSRLHSNRYHWWKTLRNAQKAISYVQTVEEVAPERGDYVFGSGMYDYYAAILPEEYSLSKALMWMLPDGNKERGLTLLRETATNGHYVQTEAIYFLAKVHYLYEDDFRETRKWTERLRERHPNNPFFHTFEGRVYARWGRWGEARRIFEAVVERAEAGQAGYNTHMEEIAQLYLARDRLYRDAYREALQHLAELEQLTARETIEDTRYRVLGYLYQGMVYDALGRREMAVNRYRTVLNMEDASGAHERAERYLEEAYSG
- a CDS encoding D-alanine--D-alanine ligase family protein, with amino-acid sequence MSSEPLQVGIVLGGVAPEHEVSVITALQAAAALDRDRYTPVPIYVAKDGTWYTGDALLEVEAYRDLDALREDALPVALAPTPYGHLELLEDRAPGILKRLQRPALRRRIDVMLLGLHGGPGENGGVQGLCETFNVPYTSAGVFGSALGMDKVMSKRVCRQAGIPVVDFVALREGEWAGREAAALDECEATLDYPLVVKPARCGSSIGIAQVNTRAELDAAIEDALRYDDKVVVEKAVEALREINCSVLGDGHEATPSVLEEPVPSDDDAVLTFQDKYMREDGEAAKAEGGTKSAESSPEGMAAQDRIVPANLSDERTETIQDLAVRIFHQFECAGVVRIDFMIDESTGRVYFNEINTIPGSFSFYLWEPSGVSFDALVDRLVTIARRRHRDRNGRVQTYDVNLLAEKNLQGVKADEAP
- a CDS encoding dihydroorotase, whose translation is MTPHLLLRGGTLLRPEPKTTQDADLLIRDGTIATIGTDLDVGDDVPAYDASGLFISPGWMDMHVHLREPGYEHKETVATGSRAALAGGFTDVACMPNTDPPLHTRDVVEFVRERAEDTPVGVHPIACVSKERAGDEIAEMADLEAGGAVAFSDDGAPVPTAGLMRRALEYSSMLDRPIINHMEEETLNPSGQMHEGEVSARLGLDGIPAASEDVMIARDIELAARTGGALHVAHISTARGVELVRRAKAHGVPVTAEVCTHHLTLTDAAVEASQFDTNTKMHPPLRSPADVAALKEGLADGTIDAICTDHAPHASYEKQVEFAHAPFGILGLETAWGLIGRELIEPGVLSVEEAVRTLTVAPRRILHLDEPGLTEGTPARLTVFDASTEWTFTKDDIRSKSENTPFTDAEMVGRPRAVYSDGQFVECGAA